The following proteins are encoded in a genomic region of Gimesia algae:
- a CDS encoding DUF427 domain-containing protein has product MPKAIWNEAILVDSDDTVTVDGDVYFPLESVNSNFLKKSSSTSTSPQKGKAFFYYVVVEDKVNRDAAWYYLDPQIEYGELKNRIAFWKGVELYKDS; this is encoded by the coding sequence GTGCCTAAAGCGATCTGGAATGAGGCGATTCTGGTAGATTCCGATGACACAGTAACAGTGGACGGAGACGTGTACTTTCCACTCGAATCTGTTAACAGTAATTTTCTTAAGAAGAGTTCTTCAACCTCGACCAGTCCTCAGAAAGGTAAAGCATTCTTCTACTATGTGGTGGTTGAGGATAAAGTCAATCGCGATGCCGCCTGGTACTATCTTGATCCGCAAATAGAGTATGGAGAGCTCAAAAACCGAATCGCCTTCTGGAAAGGTGTCGAACTCTACAAAGATTCCTGA
- a CDS encoding YkgJ family cysteine cluster protein, whose translation MPSPRLKLPVIQNWNCHNCGGCCKQHEIEITVEEKERIEKQRWDLDKSIPAGKPVFEKLGLSPTSKRYRLAHQEDGSCVFLNEQGLCRIHAKFGEPAKPLACQVYPYAFHPAGNDVAVSLRFSCPSVVSNLGKRVDQQEPAIRKIVDQVLPKRRKTPPAPRLNSRESLSWPDTLRVVAKLNQFFESKETPFQICLLRAISFVELIEPSRFETIQGERLDEFLELIFQATLQELPADLELDPIAPSRLGGIQFRLLAAQYARKDTYAESSRGLGRRIGLLQSALKFAIGKGQIPCLQERFHSVAFSQVEQPFGGLPAESEKLFFRYYRVKIEGLHFLGAAYYDIPFAEGFNHLALMFPAILWIARWIAAGEDRSNLKPEDVNEAMAIADHHHGYSPVFGLPHFRSRVKNLSRSQDNKKLIRWYSS comes from the coding sequence ATGCCGTCTCCCCGCTTGAAGCTGCCTGTGATCCAGAACTGGAACTGCCATAACTGTGGTGGTTGCTGCAAACAGCATGAGATCGAGATCACAGTTGAGGAAAAAGAACGAATTGAAAAGCAGCGCTGGGATCTGGATAAATCGATCCCCGCGGGCAAGCCAGTGTTTGAAAAGCTGGGGCTGTCGCCGACGAGCAAGCGGTATCGACTGGCTCACCAGGAGGATGGTTCCTGTGTTTTTCTGAATGAGCAGGGGCTGTGTCGCATTCACGCGAAGTTCGGAGAACCCGCCAAACCTCTGGCTTGTCAGGTCTATCCGTATGCATTTCATCCGGCGGGCAATGATGTGGCTGTCAGCCTGCGATTCAGTTGCCCCTCTGTCGTTTCAAATCTGGGTAAACGGGTTGACCAGCAGGAGCCCGCCATTCGGAAGATTGTAGATCAGGTGCTCCCTAAACGTCGCAAGACTCCTCCTGCGCCACGGTTGAATTCCCGGGAATCCCTGAGCTGGCCTGATACTTTAAGAGTCGTTGCAAAATTAAATCAGTTTTTTGAATCAAAAGAGACACCGTTTCAAATTTGTCTGCTGCGCGCGATCAGCTTTGTGGAATTGATCGAACCTTCTCGATTCGAGACCATTCAGGGTGAACGACTGGATGAGTTTCTGGAACTGATTTTTCAGGCAACCCTGCAGGAATTACCTGCCGATCTGGAGTTGGATCCGATCGCACCAAGTCGACTGGGAGGGATTCAGTTTCGTCTCCTGGCAGCCCAATATGCCCGTAAAGATACATATGCGGAATCCTCTCGTGGTCTGGGACGACGCATCGGATTACTGCAATCTGCGTTGAAATTTGCCATCGGAAAGGGGCAGATTCCCTGTCTGCAGGAACGGTTTCATTCCGTTGCATTTTCGCAGGTAGAACAGCCTTTTGGTGGCTTACCAGCGGAAAGTGAGAAATTGTTTTTCCGATATTATCGCGTCAAAATCGAAGGTCTGCATTTTCTGGGAGCTGCCTACTATGACATTCCCTTCGCGGAAGGATTTAATCATCTGGCGTTAATGTTTCCAGCGATCCTGTGGATTGCACGCTGGATTGCAGCGGGGGAAGATAGAAGCAACTTGAAACCGGAAGACGTGAATGAGGCGATGGCGATTGCCGATCATCATCACGGCTACTCACCGGTATTTGGGTTACCTCATTTTCGAAGCAGAGTTAAAAATCTGTCTCGTTCTCAAGACAACAAGAAACTGATCAGATGGTATAGTTCGTAA